From the Streptomyces sp. NBC_00376 genome, one window contains:
- a CDS encoding non-ribosomal peptide synthetase yields MPIGADPTIYSRPVSPMEAWFLVYPDSVPGVMHLFVQGTGLVGRPELAAAVERAARSCPGTRLTRTGMTWTDSGEAPAVRELPEGSLDPAADAPDLHRPLMGDGGPTCEVLLSGHSGGTHIVFRAFHGALDGKGLMFWAEEVFRALRGEPLLGAPDAVSEAQLLDRLDAAGVKSSPGIQADLDWPSALGPRAAGGENRGFFWRRRTIDGSHPGAVAKVALAIARARGVRTGRFMVPVDLRRYAPELRSTGNLTHNPLFEVDADAGWEDAHERMLTLLAEGHDLAARADTVMTSVPLDILRRQISELDAYSAAQNKYSALATLSNMGRITPDALSTPAFRATDVFALPNSGPVGPPEVDLLEFDGRTEITIGWHDGPGTAQRAEALLDAIEEELSPAHRREWAGNAPALPPARTGTVVEQFEAQAARTPDAIALNGPEGPVSYAELRRKADAIAAELRDRGLGRGSVVGLAAGRTVAAMAGIWGVLKAGAAYLPLDPAHPDQRLSGLLRDARASVCLVDRALAKRELVPVGCEAAVLEDLADRGGRPAAGGDDNVRPGDLAYIIYTSGSTGRPKGVEIEHAQLTVFADWAIRTYGVNDTTCYPLFTSLAFDLSNTALFLPLLVGGSITLVPDDLDHVVLREMLTSSGANALKLTPTHLDLISRLGLRPTGFRTVVAGGELLRGSVAARAQEIFGPQCRIFNEYGPTETTIGCMSREFDPARDAELASVPIGLPTPGTHIHLLDARGCFVEPGEVGEMFLAGDQLARGYRGRPDLNAERFLRLADGTRVYRSGDLARLLPSGELESAGRTDEQVKVHGHRVEPAEIAHTLEEHPAVASAFVAGLPRPGTTDKALYAWVVLDDAEVPTDALAAYVAERLPRYMVPGTTLVIPELPLTPNGKVDVSALPTPFETSGEPSEAPDPAGERSGIEAAVAEIWSDTLGLPATRLGQEPDFHALGGDSVTLLTMLARVASQLVPPAREKEFMSHLARFIARPTLRHVTEVAESLR; encoded by the coding sequence ATGCCCATCGGGGCGGACCCCACCATCTACAGTCGGCCGGTCTCCCCCATGGAGGCCTGGTTCCTGGTCTATCCGGACTCGGTGCCCGGTGTCATGCATCTGTTCGTGCAGGGCACCGGGCTCGTCGGCCGGCCCGAGCTGGCCGCCGCCGTCGAGCGGGCGGCGCGCTCCTGCCCCGGTACCCGGCTCACCCGCACGGGCATGACCTGGACGGACAGCGGTGAGGCACCGGCCGTTCGGGAGCTGCCCGAAGGCAGCCTGGACCCTGCCGCCGACGCACCGGACCTGCACCGCCCGCTGATGGGCGACGGCGGACCCACCTGCGAAGTACTGCTGTCGGGGCACTCCGGTGGTACGCACATCGTCTTCCGTGCCTTCCACGGCGCGCTCGACGGCAAGGGCCTGATGTTCTGGGCCGAGGAGGTGTTCCGGGCGCTGCGCGGTGAACCGCTGCTCGGGGCGCCGGACGCGGTGAGCGAGGCGCAGCTGCTCGACCGGCTCGACGCGGCGGGCGTGAAGTCCTCCCCCGGTATCCAGGCGGATCTGGACTGGCCGTCCGCGCTGGGCCCCCGGGCCGCCGGCGGCGAGAACCGGGGCTTCTTCTGGCGCCGCCGCACCATCGACGGATCGCACCCCGGTGCGGTCGCCAAGGTGGCGCTCGCCATCGCCCGGGCCCGCGGTGTGCGGACCGGGCGTTTCATGGTTCCGGTGGACCTGCGCCGCTACGCGCCCGAGCTGCGCTCGACGGGCAACCTCACCCACAATCCGCTGTTCGAGGTGGATGCCGACGCGGGGTGGGAGGACGCTCATGAGCGAATGCTGACGCTGCTGGCCGAGGGGCACGACCTGGCGGCCCGCGCCGACACCGTCATGACGTCCGTGCCGCTGGACATCCTGCGCCGTCAGATCTCCGAGCTCGACGCGTACTCGGCCGCGCAGAACAAGTACTCCGCTCTCGCGACGCTCTCCAACATGGGGAGGATCACCCCGGACGCGCTGAGCACCCCGGCCTTCCGGGCCACCGACGTCTTCGCGCTGCCGAACTCCGGTCCGGTCGGTCCTCCGGAGGTGGACCTGCTGGAGTTCGACGGCCGTACGGAGATCACCATCGGCTGGCACGACGGCCCCGGGACCGCCCAGCGGGCGGAGGCGCTTCTCGACGCGATCGAGGAAGAGCTGTCGCCCGCCCACCGCAGGGAGTGGGCGGGCAACGCCCCGGCCCTGCCGCCGGCCCGGACCGGGACGGTGGTGGAGCAGTTCGAGGCGCAGGCGGCCCGTACGCCGGACGCGATCGCGCTGAACGGGCCGGAGGGGCCGGTCAGTTACGCGGAGCTGAGGCGCAAGGCGGACGCGATCGCGGCGGAGCTGCGGGACCGGGGGCTGGGCCGCGGTTCGGTCGTGGGTCTGGCGGCGGGTCGGACCGTCGCGGCGATGGCGGGCATCTGGGGTGTGCTCAAGGCCGGTGCGGCGTATCTGCCGCTGGACCCGGCCCACCCCGACCAGCGCCTGTCCGGGCTGCTTCGGGACGCCCGCGCGAGCGTGTGCCTGGTCGACCGGGCGCTCGCCAAGCGTGAGCTGGTGCCGGTGGGGTGCGAGGCAGCGGTCCTGGAGGACCTCGCCGACCGCGGAGGCCGCCCGGCCGCAGGCGGCGACGACAACGTACGGCCCGGCGATCTCGCGTACATCATCTACACGTCCGGCTCGACGGGCCGCCCCAAGGGTGTGGAGATCGAGCACGCCCAGCTGACGGTGTTCGCCGACTGGGCGATCCGTACCTACGGCGTGAACGACACCACCTGCTACCCGCTGTTCACCTCGCTGGCGTTCGACCTGTCCAACACGGCGCTGTTCCTGCCGCTGCTGGTCGGCGGTTCCATCACCCTGGTCCCGGACGACCTCGACCATGTGGTGCTGCGGGAGATGCTGACCTCCTCGGGAGCCAACGCGCTCAAGCTCACCCCGACCCACCTGGACCTGATCAGCCGGCTGGGGCTGCGGCCCACGGGCTTCCGTACGGTCGTCGCGGGGGGCGAGCTGCTGCGCGGCTCGGTCGCCGCGCGGGCGCAGGAGATCTTCGGCCCGCAGTGCCGCATCTTCAACGAGTACGGTCCGACGGAGACGACGATCGGCTGCATGTCCCGGGAGTTCGACCCGGCGCGCGATGCCGAGCTGGCGTCGGTCCCGATCGGCCTGCCGACCCCCGGCACCCACATCCATCTGCTGGACGCGCGCGGCTGCTTCGTCGAGCCGGGCGAGGTCGGCGAGATGTTCCTGGCCGGGGACCAGCTCGCCCGCGGCTACCGGGGCCGCCCCGACCTGAACGCGGAGCGCTTCCTGCGCCTCGCCGACGGCACCCGGGTCTACCGCAGCGGTGACCTGGCCCGGCTGCTGCCGTCCGGCGAACTGGAGTCGGCGGGCCGCACCGACGAGCAGGTCAAGGTGCACGGCCACCGGGTGGAGCCGGCCGAGATCGCCCACACCCTGGAGGAGCACCCGGCGGTGGCCAGCGCCTTCGTCGCGGGCCTGCCGCGCCCGGGGACGACCGACAAGGCGCTGTACGCGTGGGTCGTGCTCGACGACGCGGAGGTGCCGACCGACGCACTCGCCGCGTACGTCGCCGAGCGGCTGCCGCGCTACATGGTCCCCGGCACGACCCTGGTGATCCCGGAGCTGCCGCTGACCCCGAACGGCAAGGTCGACGTCTCCGCCCTGCCGACCCCGTTCGAGACATCCGGGGAGCCGTCGGAGGCACCGGACCCGGCCGGGGAACGCTCGGGCATCGAGGCTGCGGTGGCGGAGATCTGGTCCGACACCCTGGGCCTGCCCGCGACCCGACTGGGCCAGGAACCGGACTTCCACGCCCTGGGCGGCGACTCGGTGACCCTGCTGACGATGCTGGCCCGGGTGGCCTCGCAACTGGTGCCCCCGGCCCGGGAGAAGGAGTTCATGTCCCACCTGGCACGCTTCATCGCACGCCCGACCCTCCGACACGTCACGGAGGTCGCGGAGAGCCTGCGCTGA
- a CDS encoding TauD/TfdA family dioxygenase, whose amino-acid sequence MASIVDPVLHLDDAEKAELTALAEELSGTAPRLIDDPRWIAAARSLSSELPSRLRARLREFTWDPGTDAMLLLRNLPQHAHGETPATPSVAGSVQRTVTVPAAALALIGMALGEVVAFDKEKSGALVQDVVPVPGMESFQGNAGSAKLNMHTENAFHPLRPDFVGLMCVRNDHANVAKLRIASVRRIVPLLPEPVRAILHEPRFTIAAPASFAMPPGSEEPRGVLTGSVDDPDLTVDFSSTTALDDTAADALLLLEKAVDHSYQELLLAPGDLALVDNRMALHGRNAFQPRYDGADRWLQRIFVHIDHRRSRASRPGGGQVLQSSAPGPLNTPDR is encoded by the coding sequence GTGGCAAGCATCGTCGATCCGGTCTTGCACCTGGACGATGCGGAGAAAGCCGAACTCACCGCCCTGGCCGAAGAACTGTCCGGTACGGCTCCCCGTCTGATCGACGACCCCCGCTGGATCGCCGCCGCGCGCTCGCTGTCGAGCGAGCTGCCGTCCAGGCTGCGGGCCCGGCTGCGGGAGTTCACCTGGGATCCGGGGACCGACGCGATGCTGCTGTTGCGCAACCTGCCGCAGCATGCGCACGGCGAGACACCGGCCACGCCGTCCGTAGCCGGCTCGGTGCAGCGCACCGTCACGGTGCCGGCCGCGGCTCTCGCCCTCATCGGCATGGCTCTGGGCGAGGTGGTCGCCTTCGACAAGGAGAAGTCCGGCGCACTGGTGCAGGACGTGGTGCCGGTGCCCGGGATGGAGAGCTTCCAGGGCAACGCGGGCTCCGCCAAGCTGAACATGCACACGGAGAACGCCTTCCACCCGCTGCGTCCGGACTTCGTCGGCCTGATGTGTGTGCGCAACGACCACGCGAACGTGGCGAAGCTGCGCATAGCGTCGGTCCGCCGCATCGTGCCGCTGCTCCCGGAGCCGGTCCGGGCGATCCTGCACGAGCCGCGTTTCACGATCGCCGCACCGGCGTCGTTCGCCATGCCGCCGGGCAGCGAGGAGCCGCGCGGTGTCCTGACCGGCAGCGTCGACGACCCGGATCTGACGGTCGATTTCAGCAGCACGACGGCGCTGGACGACACCGCGGCCGACGCTCTGCTCCTGCTGGAGAAGGCGGTCGACCACAGCTACCAGGAGCTCCTGCTGGCTCCGGGCGACCTCGCGCTGGTCGACAACCGGATGGCGTTGCACGGCCGGAACGCGTTCCAGCCGCGCTATGACGGCGCTGACCGCTGGCTCCAGCGGATTTTCGTACACATCGACCACCGGAGGTCGCGCGCGTCGCGGCCGGGCGGCGGCCAGGTGCTGCAGAGCTCGGCACCCGGCCCGCTGAACACTCCGGACCGCTGA
- a CDS encoding menaquinone biosynthetic enzyme MqnA/MqnD family protein, translating to MEFGEFGEFGRAATFKRNRPRVGHISFLNCLPLYWGLAKTGSLLDLDVTRDSPEILSAALAEGRLDISPISVFEFLKHAEDLVVLPDIAIGSDGDVQSCLIFSKVPLDELDGAKVALGSASRTSVRLAQLLLGEQIGVNPRYEVTEPDLDVMMRDAQAGVLIGDVALRAALYEAPGLGLRVHDLGGMWRDWTGLPFVFAVMAVRREFLAREPGIVHRVHEDLRIARDLSLQEIDLICEQAAEWETFTSETLKDYYLNGLDFDFGPRQLAALTEFARRVGGPDAGFPADLRIDVLGLHPQGQHRG from the coding sequence ATGGAGTTCGGCGAGTTCGGTGAATTCGGGCGGGCTGCGACGTTCAAGCGGAACCGCCCCCGTGTCGGCCACATCTCGTTCCTGAACTGCCTGCCCCTGTACTGGGGCCTGGCGAAGACCGGCAGCCTGCTCGACCTCGACGTCACCAGGGACAGCCCCGAAATCCTCAGCGCCGCCCTGGCCGAGGGCCGGCTGGACATCAGCCCGATCAGCGTCTTCGAGTTCCTCAAGCACGCCGAGGACCTGGTCGTCCTGCCGGACATCGCGATCGGCAGCGACGGCGACGTGCAGTCCTGCCTGATCTTCAGCAAGGTGCCGCTCGACGAACTCGACGGCGCGAAGGTCGCCCTCGGTTCCGCCAGCCGCACCTCCGTCCGCCTCGCCCAGCTGCTGCTCGGCGAGCAGATCGGGGTGAACCCCCGGTACGAGGTCACCGAACCCGATCTCGACGTGATGATGCGCGACGCCCAGGCCGGTGTGCTCATCGGTGATGTAGCGCTGCGCGCCGCCCTGTACGAGGCCCCGGGGCTCGGCCTGCGGGTGCACGACCTCGGCGGAATGTGGCGGGACTGGACGGGACTGCCCTTCGTCTTCGCGGTCATGGCCGTCCGGCGGGAATTCCTGGCCCGTGAGCCCGGAATCGTCCACCGCGTCCACGAGGACCTCAGGATCGCGCGGGACCTCTCCCTCCAGGAAATCGACCTGATCTGCGAACAGGCCGCGGAATGGGAGACGTTCACTTCGGAGACGCTGAAGGACTATTACCTCAACGGTCTCGATTTTGATTTCGGGCCACGGCAGCTCGCTGCCCTCACCGAGTTCGCGCGCAGGGTCGGTGGACCGGATGCCGGATTCCCCGCGGATCTGCGGATCGACGTCCTCGGCCTGCACCCGCAGGGGCAACACAGGGGGTGA